A single Gambusia affinis linkage group LG20, SWU_Gaff_1.0, whole genome shotgun sequence DNA region contains:
- the acadsb gene encoding short/branched chain specific acyl-CoA dehydrogenase, mitochondrial gives MAAPLVRFLSKSLRQISRPSWGACQSGLRSRTTSAPAVAPNQAGGVVAFPPLQTYSEEESMMRDAVRKYAQERIAPFVPMMDENSTMDEEVIRSLFEQGVCTLHLKIFQKIKEKHAHSMMLLLPYFTVGSWDLLVMYSIGSFCLSEAESGSDAFALKTRAEKHKDYFIINGSKMWISNAEHAGVFLVMANVDPSATRFFVFPLQIFRCLLQVPEANILGEVSHGYKYAIGMLNEGRIGIAAQMVGLAQGCFDHTIPYTRQRVQFGKRIFDFQGMQHQIAHVATQIEAARLLTYNAARLKEAGRPFIKEACMAKYFSSEVATLTTSKCIEWMGGVGFTKDYPIEKYYRDCKIGTIYEGTTNIQLSTMAKFIDKEYDR, from the exons ATGGCTGCCCCGTTGGTCAGATTTTTGTCAAAG TCCCTCAGACAGATCTCTCGTCCATCATGGGGGGCATGTCAGTCTGGATTGAGGAGCAGGACTACCTCTGCCCCAGCAGTGGCTCCAAACCAGGCAGGTGGAGTGGTGGCCTTCCCTCCTCTACAGACATATTCAGAGGAGGAGAGCATGATGAGGGACGCAG TGAGGAAATATGCACAAGAGCGCATCGCCCCATTTGTGCCAATGATGGATGAAAATTCTACCATGGATGAAGAAGTCATTAGATCCCTGTTTGAGCAGGGGGTATGTACACTGCATCTTAAGATATTCCAAAaga TTAAGGAAAAAcatgcccacagcatgatgcttcttCTGCCATACTTCACTGTGGGTAGTTGGGATCTTCTGGTTATGTacagt ATTGGAAGCTTCTGCCTCTCTGAAGCCGAATCGGGGAGCGATGCTTTTGCTCTGAAGACACGAGCGGAAAAACACAAGGACTATTTCATAATCAATGGATCCAAGATGTGGATCAGCAACGCAGAGCATGCAGGGGTTTTCCTAGTGATGGCCAACGTAGATCCCTCTGCT accaggttttttgtttttcctctacaAATCTTCCGTTGTCTGTTGCAGGTACCAGAGGCGAATATTTTAGGAGAGGTCAGTCATGGATACAAATATGCTATTGGAATGTTGAACGAAGGCAGGATTGGAATTGCTGCACAG ATGGTTGGGCTGGCGCAGGGTTGCTTTGACCATACTATTCCTTACACCAGACAGCGGGTGCAGTTTGGAAAGCGCATCTTTGACTTTCAG GGCATGCAGCATCAAATAGCTCATGTAGCCACCCAGATCGAAGCGGCGCGTCTGCTGACGTACAACGCCGCCCGTCTGAAAGAAGCCGGCAGACCTTTCATCAAAGAGGCCTGCATGGCCAAATACTTCTCCTCTGAG GTTGCAACTCTAACTACGTCGAAATGCATCGAATGGATGGGAGGAGTCGGCTTCACCAAGGACTACCCCATAGAGAAATACTACAGAGACTGTAAAATTG GAACCATTTATGAGGGTACAACAAATATCCAGCTGTCTACTATGGCAAAGTTCATTGATAAGGAGTATGACCGCTGA